Within Dreissena polymorpha isolate Duluth1 chromosome 13, UMN_Dpol_1.0, whole genome shotgun sequence, the genomic segment ctgtccatttggccattttgtttcatattttcacacgcgggtgttttcagtccgaaggaggcgatattaggcctgttaaagcttaactgcccctttaagatttaaagctgttgtgttcaatatctgcaataaaataccaaaacaaaccaaatagacatgcaagtggggctaatgtgtggtggggaaagaatgaatttgttagatattttcactctaagcaattttgataatgtctttttggtgtgttttttttaatcatcccaaaaatgccaatttcaaagcaaaaacaatccaatttcttccaagacaataaactaattagtcaaaatgagagatcaaagatattttgaagtgtagaaatcaataagcttccaataacttgttatttcacaccaataaaagtgtaaaatcttgaaagcgccttgtcgatcggtgcccatttacttaccagccgccaatgaaatattctagcatataatgtcatgggtgcctttttactgcagcagatggtcaatatgcattgccagctctcatttagaggttcaagacaatacaaattttcatattttggacacaaaataagtactttaggctatttttatggtggcaatctggtccaaaagggagtttgtaaccaagcgaaagaatacaatgctcatttgtggggtggaggtggggggggggtttaagctggaaggaaaagttcaattgaacaaaatacacatatgtaggcaagcatatatatattacagtgttttttatgacaatttcggggccgatattcggccccattcccctcaaaaaagagtatatatttttcccccattttgtaaaaaaaattccctccaaaagttaaaaaaaaaaaaattatatttttttttttagaaagaactgtctcataatcatgataaatatatcataaacaacTAACCAAGTATAtagctataatttatattatttttaattattataaagagttgtattaaatagtttttcacAAATCAGTgaacttttcacattaattgcatttttctcccaaaattaTAGCTTTTAAAGGCAgggtttaaagggaccgtcaaccacgaatgacgaaacaAGAACAGTTccaaaataccgtattttttacaattattagtttatatggatttaaatatcacgactggtatataacattgcttgaaaaaaagttgtttagttttcatattttcagtataatcggtaatcagttttttttctgcatgggtacaggtaccaggtaactaccaattaactttaaataacgcaagtagattgctcatcatcgtcacgtggttaaccTAGAAATGcaaagtgaattgtatatattttatatatcaaatgatcaatctacttgcgttatttatagtgtgtatatcgttatgtcacctatttccgcgatgtactttcgatttgaCATCGCGatattttattaccgaatatactgaaaatatgaccttttttcaagtaatgtaatataccagtcgtgatattttaatcaatataaactaataattgtacaaaaaatacggtattttagaacttttctttttcctcattcgtggttgacggtccctttaaataaaGTTTGAGGATCAGATATTTATCTTGAATTCAATTGAATGagaatcatttttttatttagattaagGTTAATCAACAGATTTAACGTCGTGTTTCTCCGGAATAACAGCAACCGAAAAGTAACAAACactatttttattcaaaaatatacatttaatcagaAGAAACAAGAATAGAATGTTACATTATATgtacacaataaaataaatgttatacacATGCAGTTCTTTTAAACACATTATGTTATACcgttgataaaataatatatgtacataaatacAGTTTTACGTGTCTCTTGTTTGGATGTCTATTAtgcttaaatataataatatttttcatagAAACATGCAAACACATAGAAaactatacaaaatataaaaaatatatactcagACCTCTCTTTATTGCGGCATTCATTGTATCGCGCTATTTTTAAATCTATAAATATGCTGCTAGCGCTGCAGCCTACCGGTTGTTTACATTAGTTAGTTAACACATGTTAACATTAGTTAGTTAACACATGTTAACATTAGTTAGGTAACACATGTTAACATTAGTTAGGTAACACATGTTAACATTAGTTAGTTAACACATGTTAACTCTGTGCTTCTTATACGCAGATTTTATTTAAGTCTTGAAtagtatttttctgcatttcatttGTGCATTTATTCATGGGAAACATATTTTACATAAACGCCGCCGACATGAACATACCAGTCTATGTTATATTAATGGAATACAACCTTACGCCGCCGACATGAACATACCAGTCTATGTTATATTTATGGAATACAACCttttaataaagtatttaaaaggtCTACTTGGTGATTGACCACTGACAGgattaataatttaatgtatattaATGGACAAGTTAATGATAAGGCAcgtctgtattttttttaaagaacaaataaaTACAGGCATAAATCATAATAAAACGTATAAACAGTAAAACACTAAAATTTCAGCAAAAAtggaagaaaacaacaacatatgaaCAATATTTCAAATCACGATTCGATATTGCTACCTTTATGATTTGTAGACATGATACGAAAAGAaataaagaatgaaataaaaaattacatgtataagcaAACTGGATTTTTAGATTTCACATGTACTTTAAATGATCTGAAAGTATATTCTACAGAATTGAACAGTAATAACAAAAGAGAATTTAAATAAAGTACTTAATATAACACATACACCTATATATCTACAGTGTCAGAATTGagagaaaacatgaaataaaaataaaataaatcaagatACAAAATACAATGTAAAGGTACATATTTCAAATGTTGGCAGTTTGTTATCATACAACGATAATACagtataatgttaaataaaacagGATATACTAACattcttaaacaaaatatataataacatgtataaccaaacccaataatgttttatttggaTCTTATGTTACACACATACCGAATTCTTTACATATCTTGTAAAATGaacacatgtaaatataaaaaatctcCATGGATATTGCTTTCGGTGTTAAATTATATGAGTTAGGCATGTCAACAGACACTTCGTAAATGTATTTTAGATTGTCAAATAAAGTAATTGTAGGAGATAAACTGACACACAAAATAAATCACTGAAAAATGATccaaatttgaattatttttaatggtCCCTTAATCAAATAGCACAAGTAGCTGTTCATGGGTAAAAAATAAGGTCATACAAATTTATTTGGTATCACCATTGcggaaaaaatatgaataattaagaTTCCTCCAATGGTAAAAGctaaaagaaatgttttattgcaaaacTATTGAATATCATAATTTGTTTAGTACTTTCTAAACCTATTTAACAATTCTGTTTAAATTGATTAGTTACAACTTATGTTTACACAAATCAATGAAAACACCTTAAACTGACTTAACTGAGTCTCATTTAATGTGTGTGACTAGAATATCTACCCTGGTCCCATAAACTTCACTGAATACTGCACTGGTCTTTTGATATATTTTCTTTGACCAATAACCTCTGCTCATCActcagtttattaaaataaaatgcatgtcGGTAGAACATTTATGTGGCCATTTGCAATATACAAAAATGATATCTTATGCATGATTGGCTGTGGCTATACACATTTGCGCTGGTTTCTCTACTAAAACTGTTATCTTATCCGTGATTGGCCGTTGCTATATACGCGTGGTATTTACTGGTTTACTACATTAactaattattatcggaaaattaCCTACCTTGCAGTTGAAAACGTGTGCCAGTCCGCAGATTAACAttagctatttatataaactttcatTTTGATGTTCGGAAAAGGAAGTAGTTTCGTTCTCGAAAAATGTTTACCAcagaaattttacttgtccccggacaagccagctttGGAAAACTGCTTGTCCGTaaggggaaattgacgactcggacaactaGGACATCCTATTTCAGAATTCCTGTTACAGGTCCAATTACAGACAATTTAGATTTTTCCCCATGTAATAAATTTATGGAATTGTCCTTAGTGCTCCATTACAGTGACAAAACGAAGTAATAATGTAAGAAGTTTTTAATCCTAACTTAATTTAAAACTGGATCTATATGAAAAAAAACGCagcaaagaaaaaacaacaactttaaacAAGGGTGATTGTGGAAAACTATAAAAAGTTCAATTCTGACAATGCGGAAAACTTACCCTCTTTTCAGCGATAAAACCATAACAACAAACGGCACTAAGAAAAGTAACAACAATCGTGAACGAAGCCGATCTAAAACAGCGCAAAATGATAAtgagaacaaaaacaaatataacagaTAGTTATTGAACAATAACTAACAAAATAAACAGGAAGGAAATCAACTGTGTAATTTTCTTTCTAACCAGATTTAGCTTAAATCCGAAATCTAAAGGGTTCATTATTCTTTTCTTTCCACGATCAGACTCCATGCTGAATTTACATTGGTTACTGTTACAACACTTCTGATTGGCTCTTTCATTTTAGATCGACGAATCGTCAACGATTTTTTAAAAACAGCGCGGCGTGAAATATTTATGTTACAACGCTTCTGATTAGCTCTTTCGTTTTAGACCGACGAATCGTCAACAATGTTTCATAAAAACGGTGCGGTGTGACACCACTAAATTTATTTCACTATCGGataaaaaacaaccgatttttaaagattttcaaCCGATGATACGGATCGCCAAtcgattaaaaatgaaaacactGCAATGATGATACTATACACTAATAGGCCCGATAATGATAAACATAGAGGAAAATATATATGGCCTATATCCTTGAAAATTTCGTGTCAACATTGTTCTGCTACCAGTTACTGATTATGGATCTCTTCTTTGAGAATTTCATTGAGAATAGCCTTAAGGTTTCCTAATCCAAACAGAATCGGTCGATTCTCTCCATTCTCCATGTCGGACGTTTTATCACTAGCATTAGCGAAGTCTATTAACCTCATATCGACCCTACATTGTTGCTCAGCATTGGAAGTGAACACTCGCTGTTTACTAGCATGTGTCACGTGATCCGAATGTAATGTCTTTGTGACAATCGTGTTAATTTCTGAAGGAATTTCTATGCTTTCTACATTCCGTCTCGACATGTTTGGAGTTTGCACCGGCGCGTTTTCTACGTGATTATTTTCACTTCGTAGGACGTCGACGATGCATTTTTCCACGGACAGGGACTCGACGTGAGAAAAAGCGCGATGCTCTTTGCCGACCGTTCCACTGTCAGAGATATCACAGTGGTCGAAACATGACTCGCGTTTTGGCGAGACGCTTGACGATATTTTAACGTCAATGATTGGATTTAACGTCAGCGCTTTATTTCGTACATCACTATTTGTATTTTCGTTCGAACACACTGACGGAGTCGAAAGACCGTAGGATAATGAGCTAATAGAAATATTATTGTCATCTACTTTCCGAATCACATCCGTCACATCTTTCTTTTTAATGACGTGATTGCTAGCGACACTGATGACGTCATCAGCAACATGCCCGTCATATAACAGCAGCAACGATGTGGAATGCAGATGGAAATGTTTTTCCTTATTAAGAACACGTTCGAGTGACACAATTTTCTCAATAATTTTTTCTATGACGTCACATCGCAGAAAGAGGCCGTTGTGAAAGAAATGACGTAGCTCCTCTTTTGTGCCAAGCTCGTTAAGTGAACGCCCGTAGTACTTGTCATGGAAAGTGTAGGTGGATGTTTGGATCCGATAACTCTAAAAACAGAAACTTTTAATTAAATCAAGTTGTAAGTAATTATCACTGCTTGGGCATTCTAATTGCTTTAAACCCTACCAAACCATTCATGCCTCATATAACGCGACTTGCAATGTAtgaaagtaattttaagtaaaactgctcaaaggaaataaaaatgttttgtattaaacCGCACAAATAGTCATTTCAAACGCGATGTAAGAGGCCTTGCTAATTTACTAGATGACACTCGTGATGTATCATTTAAGTCTGCcaagtttttgtgtgtgtttaaaaaaatgtatagaaaTACTTCAACTTACACATCTTACAGTCTTAAATCGCAAACATGAGTCACGTGACTAGTTACCTGACTCCCGCAGATTCGAAAACCCAGCGAGGCGGAAGTGGTTTCCGTGCACCTGCGCTCTTTCAACATCCGCTTTTCCTCGCTTTCATTTTCGCTGAATTGTCGTTTGCCCATTTTTAGATCCATAAGACACGGCTTGACGCAGTCCCAGACGAGATTTTCAAGCATGATAAAACCTTATTGGACGTTAAGGACCATTCTAAAATCTTTTTTGTGATATGATGACAGATGTAAAAGTATTTGAACACCGCGCAATCACAACCTCGATGAAATATTTGAAACCACCATATTATATACGTTCGTGATATCTACCAAAATAGTATTACTTGAATGAGACAATATATGCGAACACACATGTTATTGTACCAACATTTCATGAGTGTAAATGGCTTTAAAGCTGTcgctcttaacccatttatggctagcgtctagaaaaaagtccttggcaaacagcgtagacccagatgagaagccgcatgatgcggcgtcacatcagggtctgcgctgtttgcttaaaagaatttctgtaagaaatattctaaatatagaaataaatatactagacatctctaattttggaaataaattgatccaatttagaaagatgggagagtccactaggcataaatgggttacacaGACTAAGAAGGGTTACTGAAGTTGTAAATACTGGGGATAGCGACGTTACTTGTATCAGgatgcaggatcacatgactttgtgggattcccaattaaacgttaatgaatgtaaacaaaccggtaagtggtgcttttttcaaataattttttaaaacaattaagaatttcaactagtgcatacaaaACAGaattgtatgctgcttatggcaaatTGAAATTCAtaagaattattttattgaatgagcatgtgttcttgttaaaaaattatggGTGTATTGCACAATTATGTTTCACGCAACtttaaattttgtcaccgatttcagacgtattcaattatttattcttaTAACTTAAGTTATCGGCACTAACCGCAAAGAACTGTCGTTTATGCACTTTAGATTtgtgcaaatatatttcaatacttGAGATTAAAACGTTATTTTAAAAAAAGCACCACTTGCCGCTGAGTTTACATCCATTAAGGTTTAATTAGggaccccacaaagtcacgtgatccggCACCCTGTTTAATTAGTATCTGAGCGGACCATGACCAATCAAGCCTAACTGACTGCCTTGTCGtcatataaaatttataaacatacaaaGAACGTTTTCATGATACATCCACAATAAAGGATACGTTGAGGCTGGTTGTTGGCCCAGAATCCATAGCGACTGATCTGTCTTTCAACGCACGTGCTACTCCATGAGCGGAGTTTCGGAGTCTCTTGGAGTATACTGCAGAAAACGTAACACGTTTTAATAGAAAACATGAAGGCATTGTGAATTTGTATATTTATCGCCACTTTGCTATCTAAGTATAGTTCAGATCGACAGGAAGTAAACCACGAACGCGTTAGTTCAAATGGTTTAataaacccatgtatgcctagcgtctagaaaaaaggcattggcaaacagcgtagacccagatgagacgcctcatgatgcggcgtctcatcatggttttcgctgtttgcttaaatgaatttctgtaagaattattctaaatatagaaataaatatcctagacatccctaattttggaaataaattgatccaatttagaaggatggaagagtccactaggcataaatgggtttatagcCAGTTAAACATCAGGACAATAGGTGGGCGTTGGTCAATAAACAACGAGAATGCAAATATTGTATTACTtcttatatgagtcgcgttctgagaaaaaagggcataatgaatgtgcgtaaagtgtcgtcccagattagcctgtgcagtccgcacaggctaataagggacgacactttccgcttaaactagattttcggtaaagaaggacttccttaaaacgaaaaatactattaaagcggaaagtgtcgtccctgattagcctgtgcggactgcacaggctaatctgggacgacactttacgcacatgcattatgcccagatttcgcagaacgcgactcatatgatcaGACAAACGTTTTTGGAATGATATCAGAAAGTTCTAAACGGTATTAATTTATGATATATCCAATTAGGAATGTTGGTTTATTACAATTTCATATAACCATGTCATGTTTGGtaactattttttatttcaataatatatcTTGTAACGATGATGACGTTCTGATACATTATATCGTTGTAATTATATTGTGTATTCATTTAGAAATTTTCtacatgaaaataatatatttatcgtGCGTAAAGACTTAAACTAGACGTATTTAACATATTGTGAAATAATACATGTTGTTGTGTTTcgaacaatttattttaatatatgtatttatttcgaTATCCACTCGGAAAAGTAAATACTTGGCTCCTTTAATTGAGCATCACAGCTTTGTATTAAAAGCACATCAGCGGGACAATCTATTTACCAATCATTCGTCAGTACGTCGCTTTTCGGCTGCTTCTTCCGTCGCTTGGCAACCAGGAAGTCGCACGTGCCCGCGTTTTCGTAGCGGGACATGTCGTCGTTTTTTATCAGCGCGCGCGGCACGGTCGCCATGAGGCACTTCCGTGAATCCTTCACTTCGCAGCTTACGTAAGTCTCACCTGGGGTTGaaatttgtttagtttaaacttttttatttaaagggaccttttcacgttgtggtaaatttacaaacatttgtttcagattcaaaatttttcgttttagttctaatatttgtgagaaaacagtaatacttaacatttaccatgctctaaaaatagccattatatgcatcttttgaaaaacctgaaaattataaagcgttgcaacgcgaaacgactgaataatttggagagttctgttgctgtcgttatattttgtaaaactaagagaattgcttataaaaagtataaaatacatccatcATCGTATGAGCCCggttggccgagtggtctaaatggttgaCTTTTATTCCAGGACTCCAGGCGTCAGTGGTATGAGCactgtttagggttacttttttcttttttcttttttttttacttgagatttttagattcaatgtttacatttatcaatataaaacattaaattggcgggtgcggtggtcgagtggtaacactctggtctaccattccagaggtccccggttcaaatcccggccggggcactggaaatatcagaaatgcttcaagtgtttcccacccaactagagatgtactggtatgaaacccaggtaattctcgcgtgtatcggtgctatacactgagcacgtaaaagaaccaaggtatctattctcaaagagctagggtatcgcacccggattccttgtatcccaatactgtctcatctgcttgctgtctcttcagcaaaaaccaaacgACCCCATTGGAAagaagtgcttgcactttcatgggttatccttgaccgcaaggtcaaaataaatacatacatacatacatacatacaaatgaCACATTTCAATACAAGGCAAATCTGTGACTAGGTCCCTTTAAGCTCGATTGAATAGAATGCCTAAGGCAAATTGAAACACTCTCGATTACGGTTCCTGCGTAGAACAAGAACGAATTGACACGTTGTTGTCGTTattgctgtttttgttttaaatctatttatttgtgCTCTTTTGCGTCGAAAAGTAAGCAAGGACCTCCTATTGCTAGGCGAAAACGATATACACTATCCCAATGTGACCTCgagttgttatttttgtttctgGAAACAACGATATTTCTAACCTttgacaattaaaataaaatgcagtAGCTGTTAAGTTTCTTTTTAAGCAAACCCAACATTTTCAAAACGGTTTCAAAGAAATAAAAAGTGGCAAAATGAAGCGGTTGGTAGATAATCGGACCCCTTCCAAGCAACATTTCTTTAGGGATTGGCAATTGCCACCATACCTCTGATTTAAGTATAGCAATTATAAGTTATTGGCTGCATGTGTAAAATGACTGAAATAATTGGTCAACTAATCGCCATACTATGATTGAAATTATCGGTAAACTGAACGCCGTAATATGACTGAAATAATTGTTTAACTGACCGCCGTAATATGACTGAAATAGTTGTTTAACTGACCGCCGTATTATGACTGAAATAATTGGTAAACTGACCGACGTAATATGACTGAAATAGTTGGTAAACTGACCGACGTAATATGACTGAAATAGTTGTTTAACTGACCGCCGTATTATGACTGAAATAGTTGTTTAACTGACCGCCGTATTATGACTGAAATAATTGGTAAACTGACCGACGTAATATGACTGATATAGTTGGTAAACTGACCGCCGTAATATGACTGAAATAGTTGGTAAACTGACCGACGTAATATGACGTAATATAACCAAATAAAATTGAGGTATATTTTATTTGGTTAACTAGGCAGGTTACGAGGCCAATTACGTGAAACATTTCATAACCGACCAAATGATCCCACGAACTCAAACATATTCTATTTACCTAAATACTTTGGAATGAATTGCTTCAATGCGTCCGGGGCGTTCGCATAGAACCAGCTCTCCCGCTCGACGTACGGTTTACAGATTGTCGTCTGCCCAATCTCCAGAACGCACGTGTGACCTCCAACTTGGTGCTTGAAAGGTCGAAGTTCAATCGTAACGTCATCTTTACCCGGGAAACCGGAAATCGACCTGATTGGACGAGGTTCCGCTGCCGTTTCTTTGTTAACTTGACCGCACACAATCGTCTTCAGAATTCGCGACTTGTCGATGCCGTCGTCACCAACGTCAGAACGGCAAACGTTCAGCGCTCTGGGTTGTCTGTGATCGCCGGCAGTGAGGTCACCTGATTCCGTCTCCAGATGTCCCGACATGATTAAGTGCTGaatatatacaaattttaataatcaatttaatattatatacgcATATTGAATAAGTCAATACTGATAGTAAAGCTCAATTTGTTGTTGACGCGCAGGTACTACTAAAAAGTACACTTTACTATAATCTAACTCCGGTCCATTTTAGTATATATTTTGTACCCCGAGCACaagtagtatacttaagagtacccggggtacgttaAAATAGTACCAGAGCAGACAATCAACAATCGAACAATATTATACGGAGCTTACATTTAAATATCCTCTAAATTGGAGAAAATAGTCCAATCAAAGTTAATTGGGAAAGCTAAAGAATCAATCAACACGATTTCAGTAAAGTTTTCTGCTacacatgttttcaaataaatgttctCTAAGCccgattatgaaacatttgttGGGCACACCTACTTGAAATTGCTACGTAAACAAAATTACTCGTACGATTCTGCCTATGGTTGCGTTTCTTAAATGTATTGGGGATTATCGTAAATTCTTTGCAACCATAAAGTCTATTCAAATAGGTATTCTAGAGAAAAGCATTGGGGTAGTGTATAAAAGTGTCAAAGGTTATGCAGAACGGTATGATACATTTACTTTATATTGTCCATTtgctttgtttaaacaaatattggatttttttgtaatcaggtgttgtttttttctatataaatgtgtacatgtattatatatttgttcaCCTTTATAACGCTAAGTTTTAGGAACTCAATTTTTGTGATTTCCTCTTTTTAGACAAAATATTTGTGTGTGATTGATATTTTTCGTGCACCCAGATCTTCTCCTATTTTTAATGACAACATTTTCGGACAGTTGCATTTTATCCGCATTCATCCTACCTACATTTGCGTTAATTCATTGACATATCAAACCTCCtatggatcagcagacgattgaTTGTTTAAATCTGCCACTGGTCTAATGGTCGCTATTTTGAACTTCAATATGGCCGCAAATTCGTAAATGTGTAAATGTCAGGgaaaatgtttaaataacaaaaaagatCGAAACATTAAAAAACAGTGGACATTTATTTTATGTGGTACGGTTCTATCTTACGGAgggttccggagatagtcgatgtatcacgattgagttTAAAACCGTTGATTTTACAATCGAATGACGGTTATAAAACCTGGAAAATGAATACTAGCAGTCAGTTAAATTAACGTTTGCTTTATTTGGGTTGATTGCCACGTGTCCTCCATACAGGTTATGATTTCACCCGTAGCGGTTAGTAGTTTCGGATTACATTACCAGGtagcagaatcaacggggttttcggGGGTTTACACACGGACT encodes:
- the LOC127854870 gene encoding uncharacterized protein LOC127854870 isoform X4, whose product is MHLIMSGHLETESGDLTAGDHRQPRALNVCRSDVGDDGIDKSRILKTIVCGQVNKETAAEPRPIRSISGFPGKDDVTIELRPFKHQVGGHTCVLEIGQTTICKPYVERESWFYANAPDALKQFIPKYLGETYVSCEVKDSRKCLMATVPRALIKNDDMSRYENAGTCDFLVAKRRKKQPKSDVLTNDCILQETPKLRSWSSTCVERQISRYGFWANNQPQRFIMLENLVWDCVKPCLMDLKMGKRQFSENESEEKRMLKERRCTETTSASLGFRICGSQSYRIQTSTYTFHDKYYGRSLNELGTKEELRHFFHNGLFLRCDVIEKIIEKIVSLERVLNKEKHFHLHSTSLLLLYDGHVADDVISVASNHVIKKKDVTDVIRKVDDNNISISSLSYGLSTPSVCSNENTNSDVRNKALTLNPIIDVKISSSVSPKRESCFDHCDISDSGTVGKEHRAFSHVESLSVEKCIVDVLRSENNHVENAPVQTPNMSRRNVESIEIPSEINTIVTKTLHSDHVTHASKQRVFTSNAEQQCRVDMRLIDFANASDKTSDMENGENRPILFGLGNLKAILNEILKEEIHNQ
- the LOC127854870 gene encoding uncharacterized protein LOC127854870 isoform X2, with the translated sequence MTSQRDRATLNLKSNMEARFRIRHLIMSGHLETESGDLTAGDHRQPRALNVCRSDVGDDGIDKSRILKTIVCGQVNKETAAEPRPIRSISGFPGKDDVTIELRPFKHQVGGHTCVLEIGQTTICKPYVERESWFYANAPDALKQFIPKYLGETYVSCEVKDSRKCLMATVPRALIKNDDMSRYENAGTCDFLVAKRRKKQPKSDVLTNDCILQETPKLRSWSSTCVERQISRYGFWANNQPQRFIMLENLVWDCVKPCLMDLKMGKRQFSENESEEKRMLKERRCTETTSASLGFRICGSQSYRIQTSTYTFHDKYYGRSLNELGTKEELRHFFHNGLFLRCDVIEKIIEKIVSLERVLNKEKHFHLHSTSLLLLYDGHVADDVISVASNHVIKKKDVTDVIRKVDDNNISISSLSYGLSTPSVCSNENTNSDVRNKALTLNPIIDVKISSSVSPKRESCFDHCDISDSGTVGKEHRAFSHVESLSVEKCIVDVLRSENNHVENAPVQTPNMSRRNVESIEIPSEINTIVTKTLHSDHVTHASKQRVFTSNAEQQCRVDMRLIDFANASDKTSDMENGENRPILFGLGNLKAILNEILKEEIHNQ
- the LOC127854870 gene encoding uncharacterized protein LOC127854870 isoform X1, producing the protein MVTRVIARKTVCDLLKLINALSTEAASSSLRTIAAFKHLIMSGHLETESGDLTAGDHRQPRALNVCRSDVGDDGIDKSRILKTIVCGQVNKETAAEPRPIRSISGFPGKDDVTIELRPFKHQVGGHTCVLEIGQTTICKPYVERESWFYANAPDALKQFIPKYLGETYVSCEVKDSRKCLMATVPRALIKNDDMSRYENAGTCDFLVAKRRKKQPKSDVLTNDCILQETPKLRSWSSTCVERQISRYGFWANNQPQRFIMLENLVWDCVKPCLMDLKMGKRQFSENESEEKRMLKERRCTETTSASLGFRICGSQSYRIQTSTYTFHDKYYGRSLNELGTKEELRHFFHNGLFLRCDVIEKIIEKIVSLERVLNKEKHFHLHSTSLLLLYDGHVADDVISVASNHVIKKKDVTDVIRKVDDNNISISSLSYGLSTPSVCSNENTNSDVRNKALTLNPIIDVKISSSVSPKRESCFDHCDISDSGTVGKEHRAFSHVESLSVEKCIVDVLRSENNHVENAPVQTPNMSRRNVESIEIPSEINTIVTKTLHSDHVTHASKQRVFTSNAEQQCRVDMRLIDFANASDKTSDMENGENRPILFGLGNLKAILNEILKEEIHNQ
- the LOC127854870 gene encoding uncharacterized protein LOC127854870 isoform X3 translates to MFATWDWLQKHLIMSGHLETESGDLTAGDHRQPRALNVCRSDVGDDGIDKSRILKTIVCGQVNKETAAEPRPIRSISGFPGKDDVTIELRPFKHQVGGHTCVLEIGQTTICKPYVERESWFYANAPDALKQFIPKYLGETYVSCEVKDSRKCLMATVPRALIKNDDMSRYENAGTCDFLVAKRRKKQPKSDVLTNDCILQETPKLRSWSSTCVERQISRYGFWANNQPQRFIMLENLVWDCVKPCLMDLKMGKRQFSENESEEKRMLKERRCTETTSASLGFRICGSQSYRIQTSTYTFHDKYYGRSLNELGTKEELRHFFHNGLFLRCDVIEKIIEKIVSLERVLNKEKHFHLHSTSLLLLYDGHVADDVISVASNHVIKKKDVTDVIRKVDDNNISISSLSYGLSTPSVCSNENTNSDVRNKALTLNPIIDVKISSSVSPKRESCFDHCDISDSGTVGKEHRAFSHVESLSVEKCIVDVLRSENNHVENAPVQTPNMSRRNVESIEIPSEINTIVTKTLHSDHVTHASKQRVFTSNAEQQCRVDMRLIDFANASDKTSDMENGENRPILFGLGNLKAILNEILKEEIHNQ
- the LOC127854870 gene encoding uncharacterized protein LOC127854870 isoform X5, with the protein product MSGHLETESGDLTAGDHRQPRALNVCRSDVGDDGIDKSRILKTIVCGQVNKETAAEPRPIRSISGFPGKDDVTIELRPFKHQVGGHTCVLEIGQTTICKPYVERESWFYANAPDALKQFIPKYLGETYVSCEVKDSRKCLMATVPRALIKNDDMSRYENAGTCDFLVAKRRKKQPKSDVLTNDCILQETPKLRSWSSTCVERQISRYGFWANNQPQRFIMLENLVWDCVKPCLMDLKMGKRQFSENESEEKRMLKERRCTETTSASLGFRICGSQSYRIQTSTYTFHDKYYGRSLNELGTKEELRHFFHNGLFLRCDVIEKIIEKIVSLERVLNKEKHFHLHSTSLLLLYDGHVADDVISVASNHVIKKKDVTDVIRKVDDNNISISSLSYGLSTPSVCSNENTNSDVRNKALTLNPIIDVKISSSVSPKRESCFDHCDISDSGTVGKEHRAFSHVESLSVEKCIVDVLRSENNHVENAPVQTPNMSRRNVESIEIPSEINTIVTKTLHSDHVTHASKQRVFTSNAEQQCRVDMRLIDFANASDKTSDMENGENRPILFGLGNLKAILNEILKEEIHNQ